The Myxococcales bacterium genome has a segment encoding these proteins:
- a CDS encoding UbiA family prenyltransferase, whose translation MIRKLWQYLLATRPIESCLMIGFPLIGLFIALADWRGIGWLIGKFFIATYPLVMYVYCLNSYGGLAHDVVNQRLSGNPAVTGEVSARELLWLAYGGVFFSGLLYFLWFPHCLLPWLLIIGNWTLYSHPAVYGKSLPLVGTFLHLIGGVLQFLLGYAAVRPLDRTSLLIGAYFALVFAAGHINHEVKDYEPDCTAGLRTNAVVFGPRRMFSFAFFLFAFAFAYLSVLSLAGVIAFRFAWPYLAIFFPHLLLHWRAVRGEWTGYDRTYQIVYRTLFVIAGVFLVFAKWRALH comes from the coding sequence ATGATTCGCAAGCTTTGGCAATACCTGCTGGCCACGCGGCCGATCGAATCGTGCCTGATGATCGGCTTTCCGTTGATCGGCCTGTTCATCGCCCTGGCCGATTGGCGGGGGATCGGCTGGTTGATCGGCAAATTTTTCATCGCCACCTACCCGCTGGTGATGTACGTCTATTGCCTCAATTCCTACGGCGGGTTGGCGCACGACGTCGTCAATCAGCGCCTGAGCGGCAACCCGGCGGTGACCGGCGAGGTCTCGGCGCGCGAGTTGCTGTGGCTCGCCTACGGCGGCGTCTTCTTTTCGGGCCTGCTGTATTTTCTCTGGTTTCCCCATTGCCTGCTGCCCTGGTTGCTGATCATCGGGAACTGGACGCTGTATTCGCACCCGGCGGTTTATGGCAAAAGCCTGCCGCTGGTCGGGACGTTCCTCCACTTGATCGGCGGCGTGCTGCAATTTCTGCTCGGTTACGCGGCCGTGCGGCCGCTCGACCGGACGTCGCTGTTGATCGGCGCGTACTTCGCGCTGGTCTTCGCCGCCGGTCACATCAACCACGAGGTCAAGGATTACGAGCCCGACTGCACGGCGGGGCTGCGCACCAACGCGGTGGTGTTCGGCCCGCGGCGGATGTTTTCGTTCGCCTTTTTCCTGTTCGCCTTCGCCTTCGCGTATTTGTCGGTTTTGAGCCTGGCCGGCGTGATCGCCTTCCGGTTCGCCTGGCCGTACCTGGCGATATTTTTCCCACATTTGCTGCTGCATTGGCGCGCCGTCCGCGGTGAATGGACCGGTTACGATCGCACCTATCAGATCGTCTACCGCACCCTGTTCGTGATCGCCGGCGTTTTTCTCGTTTTCGCCAAGTGGCGGGCGCTGCATTGA
- a CDS encoding CehA/McbA family metallohydrolase — MKRFLVATARSGLSLTILFLLLTSLFLVGCSTGDDDDDDRSDDDTTPADDDAVDDDDDDDNDDNDDSGDDDDDDDNDDNDDDNDNDDDNDDDSSPYVWANLSDTLGPGEVRAGIITSEDELIGGPRARGEIGDLKIYNSEVEFIIRSPEHAGVGWMGYAGNVIDADLARPQGEDGMDGLWALDQMIGLARAFYAKDFRIVAAGNEGSAKIRVTGKDGGVSIVDHLVKTWDYGLEETVEYTLDPDTNYLHINTILKDTTNAARNVLLADFVFWGDETRPFSPRAGYDMGDFDLLANLRWVGGTNTRWQPVSYALATTSPEEKFWAPYVDGDIVPLITGMIPLEPLGQGAQERLLIVGNGDTTMFNATLNQFDGNKAVGTIDGTVVLDSGDDFTQLEVLITDDRPEGENYVGVAWPDESGAFSIEVEPGDYQLWTEGPGRVAGTPVAVTVTAGDKTAIDVPATVPGFLDYLVIDGDGAAVPCKLSLQAGFDAAPTDNVVHRVWSVTGTGIERVAPGDYTITASRGYEYEIAVQNVTIVAGDNAEFDDVLVRSVDTTGYLTGDFHVHTQFSVDSQALAESRVREMAAAGLEMPVFTDHDTMSDYLPYVVAEGAEAFIHPVIGAEISPVWGHFNTWPLTKRADRPDYYGVPFVHYDADGVAQEKYEFPDMWEIARNDFGAQIVQINHPRDSSGWFNYVKYDPAVGIGSVDPDRWGDNFDAIEVFNSGNDDKGTLIDWYSLLDQGYTYTMTGNSDSHTPSSELGNARNVYAMPTDNPADATVQDMVDSVLAHRSEVSNGPFINFGIADQTIGGFVDCATDTEISLLIRVQAPSWMDVNYLRVYTNHGELATEIVIPDTTEVVRFDDTVVLPLDGDAYFVVEAGHTSATTHPVNRERVFAITNPIWVDANCNHAFDAPGLPVEE; from the coding sequence ATGAAACGCTTCCTCGTGGCGACCGCGCGATCCGGATTGTCATTGACAATCCTTTTCCTGTTGCTGACCTCGTTGTTCCTCGTCGGTTGTTCGACCGGCGATGACGATGATGACGACCGGTCGGACGACGATACGACGCCCGCCGATGATGATGCCGTTGACGATGACGACGACGATGACAATGACGACAACGACGACAGCGGCGACGACGATGACGATGACGACAATGATGATAACGACGACGACAACGATAACGACGATGATAACGACGACGACAGCTCGCCTTACGTTTGGGCCAATCTGTCGGATACGCTCGGCCCCGGCGAGGTCCGCGCAGGGATCATCACCAGCGAAGACGAACTGATCGGCGGCCCGCGGGCTCGCGGTGAAATCGGCGATCTGAAGATTTATAACTCGGAAGTCGAATTCATCATCCGCTCGCCGGAGCATGCGGGCGTCGGCTGGATGGGTTACGCGGGCAACGTCATCGACGCCGATCTGGCGCGGCCGCAAGGCGAGGACGGCATGGACGGCTTGTGGGCGCTGGATCAGATGATCGGCCTGGCGCGCGCCTTCTACGCGAAGGATTTTCGGATCGTCGCGGCGGGCAATGAGGGCTCGGCGAAGATTCGCGTGACGGGCAAGGACGGCGGCGTGAGCATCGTGGACCACCTCGTCAAAACCTGGGATTACGGGTTGGAGGAAACCGTCGAGTACACGCTGGATCCCGACACCAACTACCTGCACATCAATACGATCTTGAAGGACACGACCAATGCCGCGCGCAACGTGCTGCTGGCCGATTTCGTCTTTTGGGGCGACGAGACGCGGCCGTTTTCGCCGCGCGCCGGTTACGATATGGGCGATTTCGACCTGCTCGCCAACCTGCGGTGGGTCGGCGGCACGAACACCCGCTGGCAACCGGTTTCCTATGCCCTGGCCACCACCAGCCCCGAGGAAAAATTCTGGGCGCCTTACGTCGACGGCGACATCGTGCCGCTGATCACCGGCATGATTCCGCTCGAGCCGCTCGGCCAGGGCGCCCAGGAGCGGCTGCTGATCGTCGGCAACGGCGACACGACAATGTTCAACGCGACTTTGAATCAATTCGACGGCAACAAGGCCGTAGGCACGATCGACGGCACGGTGGTGCTGGACAGCGGCGACGACTTCACCCAACTCGAAGTGCTGATCACCGACGACCGCCCCGAAGGAGAAAACTACGTCGGCGTAGCCTGGCCGGATGAATCAGGCGCGTTTTCGATCGAGGTCGAGCCCGGGGATTATCAACTCTGGACCGAAGGTCCCGGTCGGGTCGCCGGCACGCCGGTCGCGGTGACGGTGACCGCCGGCGATAAAACAGCGATCGATGTTCCGGCGACGGTTCCGGGCTTTCTCGATTACCTCGTGATCGACGGCGACGGCGCGGCCGTGCCGTGCAAGCTGTCGCTGCAGGCGGGATTCGACGCGGCGCCGACCGACAACGTCGTGCATCGCGTCTGGAGCGTGACCGGCACGGGCATCGAGCGCGTCGCGCCGGGCGATTACACGATCACCGCCTCGCGCGGTTACGAATACGAAATCGCCGTGCAGAACGTGACGATCGTCGCCGGCGACAACGCGGAATTCGACGACGTGCTGGTGCGTTCGGTCGACACGACCGGCTACCTGACCGGCGATTTCCACGTCCATACCCAGTTCTCGGTGGATTCGCAGGCTCTGGCCGAATCGCGCGTCCGTGAAATGGCCGCGGCCGGCCTGGAAATGCCGGTCTTCACCGATCACGACACGATGTCCGATTACCTGCCCTACGTCGTGGCTGAGGGCGCTGAAGCGTTCATCCATCCGGTGATCGGCGCGGAAATCAGCCCGGTTTGGGGCCACTTCAACACCTGGCCGCTGACCAAGCGGGCGGACCGGCCCGACTATTACGGCGTGCCGTTCGTTCATTACGACGCGGACGGCGTGGCGCAGGAGAAATACGAATTCCCGGATATGTGGGAAATCGCGCGCAACGATTTCGGGGCGCAAATCGTGCAGATCAATCACCCGCGCGACAGCTCCGGCTGGTTCAATTATGTGAAATACGATCCGGCGGTGGGCATCGGGTCGGTCGATCCCGATCGCTGGGGTGATAATTTCGACGCCATCGAGGTCTTCAACTCGGGCAACGACGACAAAGGAACGCTGATCGACTGGTACAGCCTGCTGGATCAGGGCTATACATACACGATGACCGGCAACAGCGATTCGCATACGCCGTCTTCCGAACTGGGCAACGCCCGCAACGTGTACGCGATGCCCACCGACAACCCCGCCGACGCCACGGTTCAAGACATGGTCGATTCGGTCCTGGCGCACCGGAGCGAGGTCAGCAACGGCCCGTTCATCAATTTCGGCATCGCCGATCAGACGATCGGCGGGTTCGTCGATTGCGCGACCGACACCGAAATCAGCCTGCTGATTCGCGTCCAGGCGCCGAGTTGGATGGACGTCAATTACCTGCGCGTCTACACGAACCACGGCGAATTGGCCACGGAGATCGTGATCCCCGATACCACCGAGGTGGTGCGGTTCGACGATACCGTGGTTCTTCCGCTGGACGGCGACGCCTATTTCGTGGTGGAAGCCGGGCATACGTCGGCGACGACTCATCCGGTCAATCGCGAGCGGGTTTTCGCGATCACCAACCCGATCTGGGTCGATGCGAATTGCAATCACGCGTTCGACGCTCCGGGTCTGCCGGTCGAGGAATGA
- a CDS encoding RNA polymerase factor sigma-32 encodes MAKKIQPETALIRSPQQSLVTTGPLETYLARLRELPLLTPEEEYNFAVDLFENGNKEAGVRLVLGNLRLVVKIAFEYRRQFMQVMDLIQEGNIGLMQAVAKFNPYKDVKLSSYASWWIRAYIIRYILNNWKMVKIGTTQAQRKLFFNLKKEKARLEARGIVPTAQLIGQSLHVSEREVVEMEGRLGSNDVSLDMPVGEKGKETVSDLFPAHESQPDEAIAVGQERRMVREAIADLEPRLSDKEKFILYNRLLTDEPLTLQEIGNEFSFSRERARKIESGLLDKMRGFFQRRGLSAEQYDAR; translated from the coding sequence ATGGCAAAAAAAATCCAACCCGAAACCGCGCTGATCCGATCGCCCCAGCAAAGTCTGGTCACGACCGGTCCGCTGGAAACCTATCTGGCGCGGTTGCGGGAACTACCGCTACTGACTCCGGAAGAAGAATACAACTTTGCCGTCGATTTGTTCGAAAACGGCAATAAGGAAGCCGGCGTCCGCCTCGTGCTGGGCAACCTGCGCCTGGTGGTGAAGATCGCCTTCGAGTACCGCCGCCAATTCATGCAGGTGATGGATCTGATTCAGGAAGGCAACATCGGCCTGATGCAGGCCGTGGCGAAGTTCAATCCATACAAAGACGTCAAGCTGTCCAGCTATGCCTCGTGGTGGATTCGCGCCTACATCATCCGTTACATCCTCAACAACTGGAAAATGGTGAAGATCGGCACGACCCAGGCGCAGCGCAAGCTGTTCTTCAACCTCAAGAAGGAAAAGGCCCGCCTGGAAGCGCGCGGCATCGTCCCGACGGCGCAGTTGATCGGTCAATCGTTGCACGTTTCCGAGCGTGAGGTCGTGGAAATGGAAGGCCGCCTGGGCAGCAACGATGTTTCGCTGGACATGCCGGTCGGCGAGAAGGGCAAGGAAACGGTCAGCGACCTTTTCCCCGCGCACGAATCTCAGCCGGACGAGGCGATTGCGGTCGGCCAGGAGCGCCGGATGGTGCGCGAGGCCATCGCCGACCTCGAACCGCGCCTTTCGGACAAGGAAAAGTTCATTCTCTACAATCGCCTATTGACCGACGAACCGCTTACGCTGCAGGAAATCGGCAACGAATTCAGCTTCTCGCGAGAGCGGGCGCGAAAAATCGAATCGGGGCTGCTCGATAAAATGCGCGGCTTTTTCCAGCGGCGCGGCCTGAGCGCCGAGCAGTACGACGCCCGTTAG
- a CDS encoding NAD(P)/FAD-dependent oxidoreductase, with product MSLSRYDVIVVGAGPCGSTAAQEIAKAGYNVLLLERDSYPGENNSCGGGLGNFLQKKFDLPDSLIQKKIRRVQLDLGFEKKTYQADRPVYMSVKRTEFDRYLADRAVRAGAELRLRQTAMNYDPFHKVLTVLDRPSGVQWQATANIVVFADGVRSLAFSECGLGVDPSREPIVGLAYELGYPDNPHDAFEFFFDEQKLPYGYYWVFPTRDTLNVGVGGPVKSIGKQAKDFLLKFIDSREDLRGRAAVRKTAGMIPSYVASRLHGDGVLVVGDAGGFVNPLTGGGIFLGMVSSQLAARTANEALREGRTDGAYLARYSWRVKSSPFYLGLKTFHGLVTYSQNHLKRTGKPVLGKIFKLYSDIGDFTLRHL from the coding sequence ATGAGCCTTTCCCGTTATGATGTCATCGTCGTGGGCGCCGGGCCCTGCGGATCGACTGCGGCCCAGGAAATCGCCAAGGCCGGATACAACGTGCTGTTGCTGGAACGCGATTCCTACCCCGGCGAAAACAATTCGTGCGGCGGCGGCCTGGGAAATTTCCTGCAAAAGAAATTCGACCTGCCCGACAGCCTGATCCAGAAAAAAATCCGTCGCGTCCAACTGGACCTGGGCTTCGAGAAAAAAACCTATCAGGCCGACCGGCCGGTTTACATGAGCGTCAAACGGACCGAATTCGATCGCTACCTGGCCGACCGGGCCGTGCGGGCCGGCGCCGAATTGCGCCTGCGGCAGACGGCGATGAATTACGATCCGTTCCACAAGGTGCTGACCGTGCTCGACCGCCCGAGCGGCGTCCAGTGGCAGGCGACGGCGAACATCGTCGTCTTCGCCGACGGCGTCCGTTCGCTGGCGTTCAGCGAATGCGGCCTCGGCGTCGACCCGAGCCGCGAGCCGATCGTCGGCCTGGCCTACGAACTGGGCTATCCCGACAATCCGCACGACGCGTTTGAGTTTTTCTTCGACGAGCAGAAATTGCCCTACGGCTACTATTGGGTTTTCCCGACGCGCGACACGCTGAACGTGGGCGTCGGCGGCCCGGTGAAAAGCATCGGCAAACAGGCCAAGGACTTTCTGCTGAAGTTCATCGACAGCCGCGAGGATTTGCGCGGCCGGGCGGCGGTCCGCAAGACGGCCGGGATGATCCCCAGTTACGTGGCCTCGCGCCTGCACGGCGACGGCGTGCTGGTGGTCGGCGACGCCGGCGGCTTCGTCAATCCGCTCACCGGCGGCGGCATTTTCCTCGGGATGGTCAGCTCCCAGCTCGCGGCCCGCACCGCCAACGAAGCCCTGCGCGAAGGGCGCACCGACGGCGCGTACCTCGCCCGCTATTCCTGGCGCGTCAAGTCATCGCCCTTCTACCTCGGGCTCAAGACCTTCCACGGTCTGGTGACCTACAGCCAGAATCACTTGAAACGGACCGGCAAGCCGGTGCTCGGCAAAATTTTCAAGCTCTATTCCGACATCGGCGATTTCACGCTGCGGCACCTGTAG
- a CDS encoding NmrA family NAD(P)-binding protein yields the protein MSIVITTPTGKIGSRLTEILLQAGKKVTLLARHPENVARFAVMGATVKQGSLNDAGFVREATQGAKALFWLTPPNVEVADFRAYQRELGRIAAEAIQKNGIAHVVHLSSLGAHLGSGAGPVNGLHDIEKILDGVAANVTHLRPAAFYENILGSLETMKQMGALFQAVSPAVRVPMIATRDIAEVAAKQLADLSWSGRRVLTFFGPEDLSYGEIAAIISREIRRPIEYVQVSPDQVRDALVGLGISADVAGQYVELAQAFDSGLLLKGLTTVPDWRTPTTFAQFARDTIVPALGE from the coding sequence ATGAGTATCGTCATCACCACTCCGACCGGAAAAATCGGTTCGCGGTTGACGGAAATTCTGCTGCAGGCGGGTAAAAAAGTGACTCTGCTGGCTCGGCACCCGGAAAATGTGGCGCGGTTTGCGGTCATGGGGGCGACGGTCAAGCAGGGGTCGCTGAACGATGCTGGGTTCGTGCGGGAGGCCACGCAAGGTGCCAAGGCGCTTTTCTGGCTGACGCCGCCAAACGTCGAGGTGGCCGATTTCCGCGCCTATCAGCGCGAATTGGGGCGGATCGCCGCCGAAGCCATTCAGAAAAACGGCATTGCGCACGTGGTTCACCTGTCCAGCCTCGGCGCCCATCTGGGCAGCGGGGCGGGACCGGTCAACGGCCTGCACGATATCGAAAAAATTCTCGACGGCGTGGCCGCGAACGTCACGCATCTGCGCCCGGCCGCGTTTTACGAGAACATCCTCGGTTCGCTCGAAACGATGAAACAGATGGGCGCGCTGTTTCAGGCGGTTTCGCCGGCGGTTCGGGTGCCGATGATCGCCACGCGCGATATCGCCGAAGTGGCAGCGAAGCAATTGGCCGACCTGAGCTGGTCCGGTCGCCGCGTGCTGACCTTTTTCGGCCCGGAAGATTTGAGTTACGGCGAGATCGCGGCGATCATTTCCCGGGAAATCCGCCGGCCGATCGAGTACGTCCAGGTCTCGCCGGACCAGGTCCGGGACGCGCTCGTCGGCCTGGGAATCAGCGCCGACGTGGCCGGCCAGTACGTAGAACTGGCGCAGGCGTTCGATTCGGGCCTGTTGCTGAAGGGTTTGACGACCGTGCCGGATTGGCGGACCCCGACGACCTTCGCGCAATTCGCCCGCGACACGATCGTGCCGGCGTTGGGCGAGTAG